A part of Thioalkalivibrio sp. ALJ12 genomic DNA contains:
- a CDS encoding PAS domain S-box protein, whose translation MASTEGADPIQCEHIAVGLARLDAAGAICTVNARLAEWLECSPADLQGSALVDCIAPEQRPSLADALQRSATSEVTLSVDMLAPAAPEGASLSCTLTLVPDDDGRVVTVQRRPGGDSAAQVYEQTFTANTAPKLLINPADGRIVDANPAAVSFYGYSADTLKGMYIHDINTLSAEDVRVEMQRAKNEERRFFRFRHRIHGGEIREVEVYSGPVVLDGTTYLYSIIHDVSEARRYERELEFYGGVFRRLPVGVYRNTPGPEGRFVWLNPAMVALFEAESEAQLRATPVQDLYRDPGAREAFSRDLEMHGRVVGRELDLQTLRGRAFRARVTAYRSHDEDGEPVFDGVIEDVTEVRAAEAFQNHLLASLAEGVFGLDRYGRYTFLNPAACRLLGFKNEAEALGRDAHSTNHHSLVGGEPYPKEACPILRVLEAGQSDEPWDDYFVRTDGSHFPVSVFAAPTFDAAGRVDGVVVSFQDQTARTEREVQLTKATAHLPGAIYQYHLYPDGRHAFPFVSDGIRRVFGLSPGLVQDSADAAFATVHADDLPRIQASIEESARSMEPWRVRFRVRHPLRGTIWVEGRATPEARADGGIVWHGVMIDITEQVAMEDALRERGRELAAAQRIAHVGSWVWEIHEDRTRWSDEVYRIFGLRRGEQEANYVGFLHAVHPEDRRDVAKTVGAALESGDYDIHFRILRPDGQERVVHARGTVEGDDNGKPRRLMGTVQDVTERRALEENQRRLVGILEHTPDVVAMHGPAGDMQYLNAAGRRLFGLPPMTGEPWTPENGWNTWGLPPETRSVESAVQRFHPPWAAERIVNEAAPIAMRDGVWEGETAILDGQGREIPASQVIIVRRDDQGEIRQVSTILRDLSQRKAVEEALRESEARFRQLAGSVNEVFWLQDEDGILYVNPAFERIWGQSRDRLYRDPRSMLEAVHPEDRERVERQFLNDPMKGAHVEDTFRLRRSDGAERWIHVHRYQVLDADGRVTRVAGTAVDITDLKQVELELQRANAELKRQAYYDRLTGVANRHYFETLLNRELARAERYGAPFALVMFDLDHFKRVNDTFGHAAGDVVLQEVTRVIAERLRDADVLGRWGGEEFMVLLPGTQEADAARVAETMRARVEGHDFPEAGRVTISLGVAAFCPGEPRTGLLRRVDEALYRAKGEGRNRVAVAASAEAIG comes from the coding sequence ATGGCGAGCACCGAAGGCGCCGACCCCATTCAATGCGAGCACATTGCAGTAGGCCTGGCCCGCCTCGACGCAGCCGGTGCCATCTGCACGGTCAATGCCCGCCTGGCTGAGTGGCTCGAGTGCTCGCCGGCTGATCTGCAGGGCAGTGCACTGGTGGACTGCATCGCGCCCGAACAGCGGCCATCGCTGGCGGACGCGTTGCAGCGTTCGGCCACATCCGAGGTGACCCTGAGCGTGGACATGCTCGCGCCGGCTGCACCGGAAGGGGCCTCGCTCTCCTGTACGTTGACGCTGGTGCCGGATGACGATGGGCGCGTCGTGACCGTTCAGCGCAGGCCCGGGGGCGATTCTGCAGCCCAGGTCTACGAGCAGACGTTTACCGCCAATACCGCACCGAAGCTGCTGATCAACCCGGCGGATGGCCGGATTGTCGATGCCAACCCCGCCGCGGTGAGCTTCTACGGCTATTCGGCCGACACCCTCAAGGGCATGTATATCCACGACATCAACACGCTGTCGGCGGAAGACGTGCGGGTCGAGATGCAACGAGCGAAGAACGAGGAACGCCGTTTCTTCCGGTTTCGCCACCGTATCCACGGCGGCGAGATTCGGGAGGTGGAGGTGTACTCCGGCCCGGTGGTCCTGGATGGAACCACGTACCTGTACTCGATTATTCACGATGTATCCGAGGCCCGGCGCTACGAGCGCGAACTCGAGTTTTATGGGGGCGTGTTCCGACGCCTTCCGGTGGGGGTCTATCGCAACACGCCCGGGCCGGAAGGCCGCTTTGTCTGGCTCAATCCGGCGATGGTGGCGCTGTTTGAGGCCGAGTCCGAGGCGCAGCTGCGCGCAACCCCGGTGCAAGACCTGTATCGCGATCCGGGCGCGCGCGAGGCATTCAGCCGCGATCTGGAGATGCACGGTCGCGTGGTCGGGCGCGAACTGGACCTGCAGACACTGCGTGGTCGGGCCTTTCGGGCGCGCGTGACCGCGTATCGCAGCCATGACGAGGACGGCGAGCCCGTGTTCGATGGCGTGATCGAGGACGTCACCGAGGTGCGCGCGGCCGAGGCTTTTCAGAACCACCTTCTGGCGAGTCTGGCGGAAGGCGTATTCGGCCTGGATCGTTACGGCCGCTACACCTTTCTCAACCCGGCCGCCTGCCGCCTGCTGGGGTTCAAGAACGAGGCCGAGGCACTCGGGCGCGATGCGCATTCGACCAACCATCACTCGTTGGTGGGCGGGGAGCCCTATCCCAAAGAAGCCTGCCCGATCCTGCGGGTCCTGGAGGCGGGCCAGTCGGATGAACCCTGGGACGACTATTTTGTGCGGACCGATGGCTCCCATTTTCCGGTGAGCGTCTTTGCGGCGCCGACGTTTGATGCGGCCGGTCGGGTCGATGGTGTGGTGGTGTCGTTCCAGGACCAGACCGCCCGGACGGAAAGGGAGGTTCAACTGACCAAGGCCACCGCCCATCTGCCCGGGGCGATCTACCAGTACCACCTGTATCCGGATGGGCGGCACGCGTTTCCGTTCGTCAGTGATGGGATACGGCGCGTGTTCGGGCTCAGCCCGGGGCTGGTTCAGGACAGCGCGGACGCGGCCTTTGCAACGGTACACGCGGATGACCTGCCTCGCATCCAGGCCAGCATCGAGGAATCGGCGCGGTCCATGGAACCCTGGCGGGTTCGCTTCCGCGTTCGCCACCCGCTGCGCGGGACGATCTGGGTCGAGGGTCGTGCGACGCCCGAGGCACGTGCCGATGGAGGCATCGTCTGGCACGGTGTGATGATCGACATTACCGAGCAGGTGGCGATGGAAGATGCCCTGCGCGAGCGGGGCCGGGAACTGGCCGCTGCGCAGCGCATCGCGCACGTGGGCAGCTGGGTCTGGGAGATCCACGAGGACCGCACCCGCTGGTCGGACGAGGTCTATCGCATCTTCGGCCTCAGGCGGGGTGAGCAGGAAGCCAACTACGTGGGGTTTCTGCATGCCGTGCATCCCGAGGACCGGCGCGATGTGGCAAAGACAGTAGGGGCAGCACTGGAAAGCGGCGATTACGATATTCATTTTCGGATCCTGCGCCCCGATGGGCAGGAACGAGTGGTCCATGCGCGCGGTACGGTCGAGGGCGATGACAACGGCAAGCCACGTCGTCTGATGGGAACTGTGCAGGACGTGACCGAGCGGCGCGCCCTGGAGGAAAACCAGCGCCGTCTGGTCGGGATCCTGGAACATACGCCCGACGTGGTCGCTATGCATGGGCCCGCTGGCGACATGCAGTACCTGAACGCCGCCGGTCGCCGCCTGTTTGGTCTGCCGCCCATGACGGGCGAACCGTGGACCCCCGAGAACGGCTGGAATACCTGGGGGCTGCCGCCCGAAACCCGCTCGGTCGAGAGTGCCGTCCAGCGGTTCCATCCACCTTGGGCGGCCGAGCGCATCGTGAACGAGGCCGCTCCGATTGCGATGCGCGACGGGGTCTGGGAAGGCGAGACGGCGATACTGGACGGACAGGGCAGGGAGATCCCGGCTTCACAGGTGATTATTGTTCGCCGCGACGACCAGGGCGAGATCCGGCAGGTGTCGACCATCCTGCGCGACCTCTCGCAGCGCAAGGCAGTAGAAGAAGCCCTGCGCGAGAGCGAGGCGCGCTTCCGCCAGCTGGCGGGCAGCGTGAACGAGGTGTTCTGGCTACAGGACGAAGACGGGATCTTGTACGTGAATCCGGCCTTCGAGCGGATCTGGGGGCAGAGCCGTGACCGCCTCTACCGCGATCCGCGTTCGATGCTGGAAGCCGTGCACCCGGAAGACCGCGAGCGCGTGGAGCGTCAGTTCCTGAACGATCCCATGAAGGGGGCTCATGTCGAGGATACCTTCCGCTTGCGCCGATCGGATGGTGCTGAACGCTGGATACATGTACACCGTTACCAGGTGCTGGACGCGGACGGCCGAGTGACCCGAGTGGCTGGGACTGCGGTGGATATCACCGACCTCAAGCAGGTGGAGCTGGAACTGCAGCGCGCCAATGCGGAGCTGAAGCGTCAGGCCTATTACGATCGCCTGACCGGTGTGGCCAACCGCCACTACTTCGAAACGTTGCTCAATCGCGAGTTGGCGCGTGCCGAGCGCTACGGGGCGCCTTTTGCCCTGGTGATGTTCGATCTCGATCACTTCAAGCGGGTCAACGACACCTTTGGCCATGCGGCGGGGGATGTCGTGCTGCAGGAGGTGACCCGCGTGATCGCGGAACGTCTGCGCGATGCCGACGTTCTCGGGC
- a CDS encoding PAS domain S-box protein, producing the protein MTEICAAHGYAALFEHAPVGLAEMDTEGRILRANPRLGEMLACDPGDLVGGWLRERLLPEDVEPCEARRRGLLDGGCPNCQVEVRLVDATGLARWVEISISRIPATIDSPEALLAAVADIDTRKQAEQRMDSLLHASPAVIYTMDPHNLGTMTWLSRNSVSVTGWAPEQISSNPDWLTTHIAPEDYGRCVSQVRRWLSDGAQGFCRLNYRQRMPNGHWQWLEDQITAIRDATGAVTELVGAFQDIGARVETERHLEKIARNLPGVIYQYRQHPDGRGCYPYASEGMTDIFGIAPEEAMRDAEAVFRVIHPEDVERIRASIEASMRSLEPWLQRYRVMSPERGETWLEGHASPEALDDGSVLWHGVILDITQRVRAEHALHRSEQELALAQSIAHVGNWISDFQKHEIRWSDEVYRIFGMERSRWEGTHGAFMQAVHPGDRERVQAAVDRALAGLEQFDVTHRILRPDGTERVVRELASVELSPCGTPARMVGTVQDITEQYHLEQEQRLLAATFESSQAIFITDVEGTIQRVNATFTQLTGYTEEEAVGANPRILNSGRQDRDFYQEMFRTVRETGHWQGEIWNRRKNGEIFPLHEVVTAIHDDQGEIEYYIAMFHDITRQKELEAALEHQAFYDPLTDAANRGYFETLLDQEARRAQRYAHPCSLLLLDIDHFKRINDTFGHEVGDEVLRFLVHALKGRLREADVLGRWGGEEFVVLLPGTDAERGQHVAEQLREQVTATAFPCVGLVTISLGVAECRPGESIRDWVKRADEAMYVAKKGGRNRVVRLDD; encoded by the coding sequence ATGACGGAGATTTGTGCGGCCCACGGCTACGCCGCGCTGTTCGAGCATGCCCCGGTTGGGCTGGCCGAGATGGACACGGAGGGGCGCATCCTGCGCGCGAACCCGCGTCTGGGGGAGATGCTGGCCTGCGACCCTGGGGATCTGGTCGGGGGATGGTTGCGCGAGCGCCTGCTCCCCGAGGATGTCGAGCCCTGCGAGGCGCGACGCCGCGGTCTGCTTGACGGTGGCTGCCCCAACTGCCAGGTCGAGGTTCGCCTGGTGGACGCCACAGGCCTTGCCCGCTGGGTCGAGATCAGTATCAGCCGTATCCCCGCGACGATTGATAGCCCGGAGGCGCTACTGGCGGCTGTTGCCGATATCGATACGCGCAAGCAGGCCGAGCAGCGCATGGACAGCCTGTTGCATGCCAGCCCCGCGGTGATCTACACCATGGATCCGCACAACCTCGGCACCATGACCTGGCTCAGCCGCAACTCGGTCTCGGTGACCGGTTGGGCCCCGGAGCAGATCAGCTCGAACCCGGACTGGCTGACAACCCACATCGCCCCGGAGGACTATGGCCGCTGCGTCAGTCAGGTGCGGCGCTGGCTGTCCGACGGGGCCCAAGGGTTCTGCCGCCTGAACTACCGCCAGCGGATGCCCAACGGCCACTGGCAGTGGCTGGAGGACCAGATCACCGCCATTCGTGATGCAACCGGTGCGGTGACCGAACTGGTGGGTGCTTTTCAGGATATCGGCGCGCGCGTCGAGACCGAGCGACACCTGGAAAAGATCGCCCGCAACCTGCCCGGCGTGATTTACCAGTACCGCCAGCACCCCGACGGGCGTGGCTGCTACCCATACGCTAGCGAGGGGATGACCGATATATTCGGGATTGCACCCGAGGAGGCGATGCGCGATGCCGAGGCGGTGTTCCGCGTGATCCACCCGGAGGACGTGGAACGCATCCGCGCGAGCATCGAAGCGTCGATGCGATCGCTGGAACCCTGGTTGCAGCGCTATCGCGTGATGAGTCCCGAACGCGGCGAGACCTGGCTGGAGGGCCACGCGAGTCCGGAGGCTCTGGACGACGGGAGTGTGCTCTGGCACGGCGTGATCCTGGACATCACGCAGCGGGTGCGCGCCGAGCATGCTCTGCACCGAAGTGAGCAGGAACTGGCCCTGGCACAAAGCATCGCGCATGTCGGCAACTGGATCAGTGATTTCCAGAAGCACGAGATTCGCTGGTCGGACGAGGTCTATCGCATCTTCGGGATGGAACGATCCCGCTGGGAGGGCACGCATGGGGCGTTCATGCAGGCGGTCCACCCGGGGGACCGTGAACGCGTACAGGCGGCGGTAGACCGAGCCCTGGCTGGTCTGGAGCAGTTCGATGTGACCCACCGCATCCTGCGGCCGGACGGTACAGAGCGCGTGGTGCGCGAGCTAGCCTCCGTGGAGCTCAGCCCCTGCGGCACGCCCGCGCGCATGGTCGGCACGGTGCAGGATATTACCGAGCAGTATCACCTCGAACAGGAGCAGCGCCTGCTGGCCGCGACCTTCGAGTCCAGCCAGGCCATCTTCATCACGGACGTTGAGGGCACCATCCAGCGTGTGAACGCAACGTTCACGCAGCTCACGGGATATACCGAAGAGGAGGCCGTGGGGGCAAATCCGCGCATCCTGAATTCCGGGCGCCAGGATCGCGACTTCTACCAGGAGATGTTCCGCACGGTGCGCGAGACGGGCCACTGGCAGGGCGAGATCTGGAATCGCCGCAAGAATGGCGAGATCTTCCCCCTGCACGAGGTCGTTACCGCGATCCACGACGATCAGGGCGAGATCGAGTACTACATCGCGATGTTCCACGACATCACGCGGCAGAAAGAACTCGAGGCCGCCCTGGAGCACCAGGCTTTCTACGACCCGCTGACCGATGCCGCCAACCGTGGCTACTTCGAGACGCTCCTGGATCAGGAGGCGCGCCGTGCGCAGCGTTACGCGCATCCCTGCTCGCTACTGCTGCTGGATATCGACCACTTCAAGCGTATCAACGATACGTTCGGCCACGAGGTGGGCGACGAGGTCCTGCGCTTCCTGGTGCATGCCCTGAAGGGTCGTCTGCGCGAGGCGGATGTACTGGGACGCTGGGGGGGCGAGGAGTTTGTGGTCCTGCTGCCCGGAACGGACGCGGAGCGTGGCCAGCATGTGGCCGAACAGCTGCGCGAGCAGGTCACTGCTACGGCATTCCCCTGTGTGGGCCTTGTGACGATTAGTCTGGGGGTTGCGGAGTGCCGCCCCGGTGAGTCGATCAGGGACTGGGTGAAGCGAGCGGACGAGGCCATGTACGTGGCCAAGAAGGGCGGGCGCAATCGGGTCGTGCGGCTGGATGATTGA
- the gcvPB gene encoding aminomethyl-transferring glycine dehydrogenase subunit GcvPB, with protein sequence MNTTENHLIFERSRAGRSAVAQAPRAHATTAIPANLQRKSAPGLPAASELDVVRHYTRLSQKNFSIDTEFYPLGSCTMKYNPRACNSLAMLPGFLNRHPHAPASHSQGFLHTMFELQEMLKDVTGMKAVSLAPMAGAQGEFTGVAMIRAYHDARGDSDRREIIVPDAAHGTNPATAIMCGYEVREIPTDAMGDVDLEALKEAVGPQTAGIMLTNPSTVGVFERRISEIAKIVHDAGGLLYYDGANLNAILGKVRPGDMGFDVIHMNLHKTFSTPHGGGGPGSGAVGVGERLLPYMPVPHVVEDGEGGYRFATETDYPETIGRLSAFAGNAGVLLRAYVYMRMLGREGMQRVSEFATLNANYLARELESAGFDLAYPERRATHEFIVTLKKQAKELGLTAGDVAKRLLDHGYHAPTTYFPLLVPECLLVEPTETESKETLDGFVEAMVAILEEAGRDIDTIKASPHNLPNRRFNEVAAAKALDVVYQEPSTDEGEPAPRTGTSG encoded by the coding sequence ATGAACACCACGGAAAACCATCTGATCTTCGAACGTTCGCGTGCCGGTCGCTCGGCCGTGGCGCAGGCGCCTCGTGCGCATGCCACGACTGCCATCCCCGCGAACCTGCAGCGCAAATCGGCCCCCGGCCTGCCTGCGGCCTCGGAGCTGGATGTGGTGCGTCACTACACGCGGTTGTCGCAAAAGAACTTCTCCATAGACACCGAGTTCTACCCGCTGGGCTCGTGCACGATGAAGTACAACCCGCGCGCCTGTAACAGCCTGGCCATGCTGCCCGGCTTCCTGAACCGGCACCCGCATGCCCCGGCCAGCCACAGCCAGGGCTTCCTGCACACCATGTTCGAGCTGCAGGAGATGCTGAAGGACGTGACCGGCATGAAGGCCGTTTCGCTGGCCCCGATGGCCGGCGCGCAGGGCGAGTTCACCGGCGTGGCGATGATCCGCGCCTATCACGATGCGCGCGGCGACAGCGACCGCCGCGAGATCATCGTTCCGGATGCCGCACACGGCACCAATCCGGCCACGGCGATCATGTGCGGCTACGAGGTGCGCGAGATCCCGACGGACGCCATGGGAGACGTCGACCTGGAGGCACTGAAAGAGGCCGTGGGCCCGCAGACCGCCGGGATCATGCTGACCAACCCGTCTACCGTGGGCGTGTTCGAGCGCCGCATCTCCGAGATCGCGAAGATCGTGCACGACGCCGGCGGCCTGCTGTACTACGACGGCGCCAACCTGAACGCGATCCTAGGCAAGGTGCGTCCGGGCGACATGGGCTTCGACGTGATCCACATGAACCTGCACAAGACTTTCTCCACGCCGCACGGCGGGGGTGGCCCGGGTTCCGGTGCTGTGGGCGTTGGCGAGCGCCTGCTGCCGTACATGCCGGTGCCGCACGTGGTCGAGGACGGCGAGGGCGGTTACCGTTTCGCCACAGAGACGGACTACCCCGAGACCATCGGCCGGCTGTCCGCGTTTGCCGGCAACGCCGGCGTGCTGCTGCGCGCCTATGTCTACATGCGCATGCTGGGCCGCGAGGGCATGCAGCGCGTGTCCGAGTTCGCCACGCTGAACGCCAACTACCTGGCGCGCGAACTGGAAAGCGCCGGCTTCGACCTGGCCTATCCCGAGCGCCGTGCGACGCACGAGTTCATCGTCACGCTGAAGAAGCAGGCGAAGGAACTGGGCCTGACGGCCGGCGACGTCGCCAAGCGCCTGCTGGACCACGGCTACCACGCGCCGACCACCTACTTCCCGCTGCTGGTGCCGGAGTGCCTGCTGGTCGAGCCGACCGAGACCGAGTCGAAGGAGACGCTGGACGGCTTCGTCGAGGCGATGGTTGCGATCCTGGAAGAGGCCGGTCGCGACATCGACACCATCAAGGCGTCGCCGCACAACCTGCCCAACCGCCGCTTCAACGAGGTGGCCGCGGCCAAGGCGCTGGACGTGGTGTACCAGGAGCCGAGTACGGATGAAGGCGAGCCGGCCCCGCGTACGGGAACCAGCGGTTAA
- the tpx gene encoding thiol peroxidase, which produces MAEVKLKGNPIHTNGDLPHVGSPAPDFKLTTKDLEDVSLAHFGDKRKLISIVPSLDTPVCAESTKKFEDMVKQRPDLEILVVSADLPFAMGRFCAAENLERVTVLSMMRDRNFAKDYGVLIQDGPLEGITARGVVLLDTDNLVMHAELVSEIGDEPDYDAIFKGLDDRADLSPTQ; this is translated from the coding sequence ATGGCCGAAGTCAAACTGAAGGGTAATCCGATCCATACCAACGGCGACCTGCCGCACGTCGGCTCGCCGGCCCCGGATTTCAAGCTGACGACCAAGGACCTCGAGGACGTCTCGCTCGCCCACTTTGGCGACAAGCGCAAGCTGATCTCGATCGTGCCCAGTCTGGACACCCCGGTCTGTGCCGAGTCCACCAAGAAGTTCGAGGACATGGTCAAGCAGCGCCCGGATCTGGAGATCCTGGTGGTCTCCGCCGACCTGCCGTTCGCGATGGGCCGCTTCTGCGCCGCCGAGAACCTCGAGCGTGTGACCGTGCTGTCGATGATGCGCGATCGAAATTTCGCCAAGGACTACGGCGTGCTGATCCAGGACGGCCCGCTGGAGGGCATCACCGCCCGCGGCGTTGTGCTGCTGGACACCGACAATCTGGTGATGCACGCGGAGCTCGTTTCCGAGATCGGCGACGAGCCGGACTACGACGCCATCTTCAAGGGCCTGGATGACCGGGCCGATCTGAGCCCGACGCAATAA
- the gcvPA gene encoding aminomethyl-transferring glycine dehydrogenase subunit GcvPA translates to MPFIPHTEEDIRSMLDRIGADSIEDLFDEIPKELRAPALEKVPEGLNEMAISRLMQERAARDGMASNFIGAGAYEHHIPAAVWQIATRGEFYSAYTPYQAEASQGTLQLIYEYQTMISRLTGMEASNASLYDGASALAEAVLMAVRVNRRSKSKKILVPGALHPDYRRVIHTLIGNQGIELVEIPFDETSGQTPVEALAPFADDDVTAMIISQPNFFGILEDVDALTGWAEQREVPVIAVVNPVSLALLKPPGEWGENGVDIVVGEGQPLGAPLSSGGPYFGFMTTRKKHIRQMPGRIVGRAEDADGKPGYVLTLQAREQHIRRSKATSNICTNQGLVVTAATIHMSMLGDEGLTRVAEACYANTHALVEKLAAKGIKPRFTGEYFHEVALDFGGNAADRVQAMADAGVLAGYQLGRDYAQLDGCVLACATETKTDADLEQYVTTCEQAKAA, encoded by the coding sequence ATGCCCTTTATCCCGCATACCGAAGAAGACATCCGCTCGATGCTCGACCGCATCGGCGCCGATTCCATCGAGGATCTGTTCGACGAGATCCCGAAAGAACTGCGCGCGCCGGCGCTCGAAAAGGTCCCCGAGGGACTGAACGAGATGGCGATCTCGCGTCTGATGCAGGAGCGTGCGGCGCGGGACGGCATGGCGTCCAATTTCATCGGCGCCGGGGCCTACGAGCACCATATCCCGGCGGCCGTATGGCAGATCGCCACGCGTGGCGAGTTCTACAGTGCCTACACGCCGTACCAGGCGGAGGCCAGCCAGGGCACGCTGCAGCTGATCTACGAGTACCAGACGATGATCAGCCGCCTGACCGGTATGGAGGCCTCCAACGCCTCGCTGTACGACGGCGCCTCCGCACTGGCCGAGGCCGTGCTGATGGCGGTGCGCGTGAACCGCCGCTCGAAGAGCAAGAAGATCCTCGTGCCAGGCGCGCTGCATCCGGATTATCGCCGCGTGATCCACACCCTGATCGGTAACCAGGGCATCGAGCTGGTCGAGATTCCGTTCGACGAGACCTCCGGCCAGACGCCGGTCGAGGCGCTGGCGCCGTTCGCGGACGACGACGTGACCGCGATGATCATCAGCCAGCCGAACTTCTTCGGCATCCTGGAAGATGTCGACGCGCTCACCGGCTGGGCCGAGCAGCGCGAGGTCCCGGTGATCGCTGTGGTAAACCCGGTCTCGCTGGCACTGCTGAAGCCGCCGGGTGAGTGGGGCGAGAACGGCGTCGATATCGTGGTGGGCGAGGGCCAGCCGCTGGGGGCCCCGCTGTCCTCCGGCGGGCCGTACTTCGGCTTCATGACTACGCGCAAGAAGCACATCCGGCAGATGCCGGGGCGTATCGTCGGCCGCGCCGAGGATGCCGACGGCAAGCCGGGCTACGTGCTGACACTGCAGGCCCGCGAGCAGCACATCCGCCGCTCCAAGGCCACTTCGAACATCTGCACCAACCAGGGCCTGGTGGTCACCGCCGCGACGATCCACATGTCCATGCTGGGTGACGAGGGCCTGACCCGCGTGGCCGAGGCCTGCTACGCCAACACCCACGCGCTGGTGGAGAAGCTCGCGGCCAAGGGCATCAAGCCGCGCTTTACCGGCGAGTACTTCCACGAGGTCGCCCTGGACTTCGGCGGAAACGCGGCGGACCGCGTGCAGGCGATGGCCGACGCCGGCGTGCTGGCCGGATACCAGCTGGGCCGCGACTACGCCCAGCTCGACGGCTGCGTACTGGCCTGCGCGACCGAGACCAAGACGGATGCCGATCTCGAGCAGTATGTGACGACCTGCGAGCAGGCGAAGGCCGCCTGA
- the gcvH gene encoding glycine cleavage system protein GcvH encodes MSEAPKDLKYTKSHEWVRQEADGSVTIGITDHAQELLGDLVFVEAPEAGASVEAGSACATVESVKAASDVYAPLSGEVTEANEELADSPEKVNESPFDEGWLFKMKPSDASQLDALMDADAYAAHVEAES; translated from the coding sequence ATGAGCGAAGCACCGAAGGATCTGAAGTACACCAAGAGCCACGAGTGGGTGCGCCAGGAGGCCGACGGCAGCGTGACCATCGGCATTACCGATCACGCGCAGGAACTGCTGGGCGATCTGGTGTTCGTGGAGGCCCCGGAGGCGGGCGCCTCGGTGGAGGCCGGTTCCGCCTGCGCGACGGTCGAGTCGGTCAAAGCCGCCTCGGACGTGTACGCCCCGCTGTCTGGCGAGGTGACCGAGGCCAACGAAGAGCTGGCCGACAGCCCCGAGAAGGTCAACGAGTCGCCGTTCGACGAGGGCTGGCTGTTCAAGATGAAGCCCTCCGACGCGAGCCAGCTCGACGCCCTGATGGACGCCGACGCCTACGCGGCGCACGTCGAGGCCGAATCCTGA
- the gcvT gene encoding glycine cleavage system aminomethyltransferase GcvT, with product MSLKKTPLHAAHQRAGAKLVDFAGWEMPLHYGSQMEEHKMVRAGAGMFDVSHMQVVDIHGPQAQAFLRYLLANDVAKLKTEGRALYSCMLNESGGVIDDLIIYWTGGTSYRAVVNAATAEGDIAHMQQVAKGFDVNVEPRPEFALIAIQGPQAVQKTLPLLPEDLRKAGDLKPFSAVWNDSWFVARTGYTGEDGFEVILPAEQAEGFWEQLKDAGVNPIGLGARDTLRLEAGMNLYGTDMDDQTNPLTANLGWTIALKDAERDFIGRKAIEQWKAEGVPERMVGLVLEGRGVLRGGTRIETAAGDGVVTSGSFSPSLGVSVAFARIPAAVDAEELQADIRGRMLPVRVVKPVFVRNGEPQIELNR from the coding sequence ATGAGTCTGAAGAAAACGCCGCTTCACGCCGCGCACCAGCGCGCCGGGGCCAAGCTGGTCGATTTCGCCGGCTGGGAGATGCCGCTGCACTACGGCTCCCAGATGGAGGAGCACAAGATGGTGCGCGCCGGGGCCGGCATGTTCGACGTCTCGCACATGCAGGTCGTCGACATCCACGGCCCGCAGGCGCAGGCCTTCCTGCGCTACCTGCTGGCCAATGACGTCGCCAAGCTGAAGACCGAGGGCCGCGCCCTGTACAGCTGCATGCTGAACGAGTCCGGCGGCGTGATCGACGACCTGATCATCTACTGGACCGGGGGCACCAGCTACCGCGCCGTGGTCAATGCCGCGACCGCCGAGGGTGATATCGCCCACATGCAGCAGGTGGCGAAGGGCTTCGACGTGAACGTCGAGCCGCGCCCGGAGTTCGCGCTGATCGCGATCCAGGGCCCGCAGGCCGTGCAGAAGACGCTGCCGCTGCTGCCGGAGGACCTGCGCAAGGCCGGCGATCTCAAGCCCTTCTCCGCCGTCTGGAACGATTCCTGGTTTGTCGCCCGAACCGGCTACACCGGCGAGGACGGCTTCGAGGTGATTCTGCCGGCGGAGCAGGCCGAAGGCTTCTGGGAGCAGTTGAAGGACGCCGGCGTGAACCCGATCGGCCTGGGCGCGCGGGACACGCTGCGCCTGGAGGCCGGCATGAACCTCTACGGCACGGACATGGACGACCAGACCAATCCGCTGACCGCGAACCTCGGCTGGACCATCGCCCTGAAGGACGCCGAGCGCGACTTCATCGGCCGCAAGGCCATCGAACAGTGGAAGGCCGAGGGTGTGCCGGAGCGCATGGTCGGGCTGGTGCTCGAGGGTCGCGGCGTGCTGCGCGGCGGCACCCGTATCGAGACCGCGGCCGGCGACGGCGTGGTGACCTCCGGCAGCTTCTCGCCGAGCCTGGGCGTGTCGGTTGCGTTTGCGCGCATCCCGGCCGCGGTGGACGCCGAGGAACTGCAGGCCGACATCCGCGGGCGCATGCTGCCGGTGCGGGTGGTCAAGCCCGTATTCGTGCGTAACGGCGAGCCACAGATCGAACTGAATCGCTAG